One Desulfitibacter sp. BRH_c19 genomic region harbors:
- a CDS encoding stage V sporulation protein K, whose protein sequence is MQNNTNTKANKKTNSISQNTKIRQTNSVIDGQDVLKELDVLVGLNEVKLLIKELRAYVLVQKARSKEKLTNEAMVLHMVFKGNPGTGKTTVARILGSFFKEMGILSKGHLVEVERADLVGEYIGHTAMRARESIKNALGGVLFVDEAYSLARGGDKDFGREAIDCLVKGMEDNRDNIILILAGYKNEMEKLIRTNPGLRSRFPIHIEFPDYTLEELVKIAEEMLTQRDYYFSIDAKIKLETVLKKHIASGHAQIGNARMVRNIVEKSIRKQAYRLVEKNTMSRDDLLIINANDIYEDLDYSSGIETYLKKVK, encoded by the coding sequence ATACAAAATAATACAAATACAAAAGCAAATAAAAAAACTAATAGTATATCTCAAAACACTAAAATAAGACAGACTAATTCCGTTATTGATGGCCAAGATGTATTAAAGGAATTAGATGTCTTGGTTGGCTTGAATGAGGTTAAACTTCTTATAAAGGAACTTAGAGCATATGTCCTAGTTCAAAAGGCTAGATCGAAGGAAAAACTTACAAATGAAGCAATGGTACTTCACATGGTTTTTAAGGGTAATCCCGGTACTGGCAAAACTACAGTAGCTCGTATATTAGGGAGCTTTTTTAAGGAAATGGGTATTCTTTCAAAAGGCCATTTAGTTGAAGTAGAAAGAGCTGATCTTGTGGGGGAATATATTGGCCATACTGCAATGCGTGCTAGAGAAAGTATAAAAAATGCACTTGGAGGAGTTTTGTTTGTGGATGAAGCCTATTCCTTGGCTAGAGGGGGAGATAAGGATTTTGGAAGAGAGGCCATTGACTGCCTTGTTAAAGGAATGGAAGACAATAGAGATAACATAATACTTATATTAGCAGGTTACAAGAATGAAATGGAAAAGTTAATTCGCACAAATCCTGGATTACGTTCAAGATTTCCGATTCATATTGAATTTCCAGATTATACATTAGAAGAACTGGTTAAAATTGCTGAAGAAATGTTAACGCAAAGGGATTATTATTTTTCCATTGACGCAAAAATAAAACTTGAAACCGTTTTGAAGAAACATATAGCATCTGGCCACGCACAAATAGGTAATGCACGCATGGTTAGAAATATTGTTGAAAAGTCAATTAGAAAGCAAGCTTATAGACTTGTGGAAAAGAATACAATGTCACGTGATGACTTACTAATAATTAATGCGAATGATATTTACGAAGACCTAGACTACAGTTCAGGAATAGAAACTTATTTAAAAAAAGTAAAGTAA
- a CDS encoding DNA-3-methyladenine glycosylase produces the protein MISRCKWVANDPLYVRYHDKEWGVPEHDDSKLFELLTLEGAQAGLSWFIILKKRENYRIAFDDFVIEKVANYDQAKVEVLMQNKGIVRNRLKIQSTTNNAKAVIKIQKEFGSFDTYIWGFIGGKQIRNAWTNQSDVPVKTCESDAMSKDLSKRGFKFVGSTICYAFMQATGMVNDHITQCYRYQEIDNIK, from the coding sequence ATGATATCGAGGTGCAAATGGGTTGCTAATGACCCATTGTATGTAAGATACCATGATAAAGAGTGGGGAGTCCCAGAACATGATGATAGTAAGTTGTTTGAGCTTTTAACACTAGAAGGGGCTCAAGCTGGATTGAGTTGGTTTATAATTCTCAAGAAACGAGAGAATTACAGAATAGCTTTTGACGATTTTGTTATTGAAAAGGTAGCAAACTATGATCAAGCAAAGGTAGAAGTGCTGATGCAAAACAAGGGAATTGTAAGAAACCGATTAAAAATACAGTCTACTACAAATAATGCAAAAGCAGTAATTAAGATACAAAAAGAGTTTGGTAGCTTTGATACTTATATATGGGGTTTTATCGGCGGTAAACAAATAAGAAATGCTTGGACAAACCAGTCGGATGTGCCTGTAAAAACTTGTGAATCAGATGCGATGAGTAAGGACCTTTCTAAAAGGGGATTTAAATTTGTCGGGTCTACGATTTGTTACGCTTTTATGCAAGCAACAGGGATGGTTAACGATCATATAACTCAGTGCTATCGATATCAAGAAATAGATAATATAAAATAG
- a CDS encoding RNA-binding protein hfq yields MSKVHINLQDGFLNQVRKDNIPLTIFLVNGFQIKGLVKGFDNFTVLLDVDGRQQMVYKHAISTLVPSKAVNLTSETKETR; encoded by the coding sequence ATGTCAAAAGTGCATATTAATTTACAAGATGGATTTTTAAATCAGGTTAGGAAGGATAATATTCCATTAACCATTTTTTTAGTTAATGGTTTTCAAATAAAAGGGTTGGTAAAAGGTTTCGATAATTTCACAGTATTGTTAGATGTAGATGGTAGACAACAAATGGTCTATAAACATGCTATCTCTACCCTCGTACCCAGTAAAGCTGTTAACTTAACCTCTGAAACTAAGGAAACTCGTTAA